In bacterium, the following are encoded in one genomic region:
- the thiD gene encoding bifunctional hydroxymethylpyrimidine kinase/phosphomethylpyrimidine kinase, translated as MTVPVPRALTIAGSDSGGGAGIQADLKTFSALGVYGMTAITALTAQNTTGVLGIVEMSPEFVRQQIDAVVTDIGVDAAKTGMLSSAPIIEAVADRIRRHRITQLVIDPVMVAKSGAPLLRPEAREALRRVLLPLALVVTPNLHEAAALVDRKVETLREMEDAAHALHALGPRYVVVKGGHLAGAAIDLVFDGSRVVRLEAARIETRHTHGTGCVFSAAITAGLARRIEILQAIRDAKAFVTAAIREALPLGSGHGPANPMHTVIRTPPG; from the coding sequence ATGACGGTGCCGGTACCGCGGGCGCTTACGATCGCAGGGTCGGATTCCGGGGGCGGGGCGGGGATCCAGGCAGATCTCAAGACCTTCTCCGCCCTCGGGGTCTACGGCATGACGGCGATCACCGCGCTGACCGCTCAAAACACCACCGGTGTCCTGGGCATCGTGGAGATGTCGCCGGAGTTCGTCCGCCAGCAGATCGACGCCGTCGTCACGGACATCGGGGTCGACGCCGCGAAGACCGGGATGCTAAGCTCCGCTCCGATCATCGAGGCAGTCGCCGATAGGATCCGCCGGCACCGAATCACCCAACTCGTGATCGACCCTGTGATGGTCGCGAAGAGCGGCGCGCCGCTGCTGCGTCCGGAGGCGCGAGAGGCGCTGCGGCGGGTGCTCCTGCCGCTGGCGCTGGTCGTGACGCCGAACCTCCACGAGGCCGCGGCTCTCGTCGACCGCAAAGTCGAGACGCTGCGGGAGATGGAAGACGCCGCCCATGCGCTGCACGCGCTCGGCCCGCGGTATGTCGTCGTCAAAGGCGGTCACCTCGCGGGCGCCGCCATCGATCTCGTCTTCGACGGAAGCCGGGTCGTGCGCCTGGAGGCAGCGCGGATCGAGACGCGCCACACGCACGGCACGGGGTGCGTGTTCTCCGCCGCGATTACTGCGGGGTTGGCGCGGCGCATCGAGATCCTCCAAGCGATTCGGGACGCCAAGGCGTTCGTCACCGCCGCAATCCGGGAAGCGCTCCCGCTGGGATCGGGACACGGTCCCGCCAATCCGATGCACACGGTGATCCGCACCCCGCCTGGCTAA